Proteins co-encoded in one Sinobacterium norvegicum genomic window:
- a CDS encoding exodeoxyribonuclease VII small subunit, whose protein sequence is MRQKPAIVVYHSDNIAEQNNHCKTAKGPATMVRSKKVNFEKSLEELEHIVEQLETDELGLEDSLKQFEKGIKLTRECQQALNEAEQRVLAVTEQADGAAAYSDFNEEDSE, encoded by the coding sequence TTGCGCCAAAAGCCTGCCATAGTGGTGTATCATAGCGACAACATCGCAGAACAAAATAATCACTGCAAAACAGCAAAGGGGCCTGCCACCATGGTGCGGAGCAAGAAAGTCAATTTCGAAAAGTCGCTGGAAGAACTGGAGCACATTGTCGAACAGCTTGAGACAGATGAGCTCGGCCTCGAAGATTCTCTTAAGCAGTTTGAAAAAGGCATCAAGCTTACCCGTGAATGTCAGCAGGCTTTGAACGAGGCCGAGCAACGTGTTTTAGCCGTCACCGAACAGGCCGATGGCGCCGCAGCCTACAGCGATTTCAACGAGGAAGACAGCGAGTAA
- a CDS encoding polyprenyl synthetase family protein, which produces MSSLNQQLQHAQQRINSSLSAELEAPVSPYSEGAGDNLGRVYQAIQYSVMNGGKRMRPLLVFASADAVLAGRKQTSKSLDLSACAIEFIHCYSLVHDDLPAMDDDDLRRGQPTVHKAFDDATAILSGDALQAMAFEALSRADDIPPAQQIALVKELALAAGPVGMVGGQALDIAATDQRVNLEQLEQMHSLKTGALIRAAVAMGAICAGASEQQRIALDHYARAVGLAFQVHDDILDVESDTTTLGKTAGADIALNKSTYPALLGLSQAKDMAQQLLQQALTALKDFDEHADTLRQLAHYAVTRNH; this is translated from the coding sequence ATGAGCTCTCTGAACCAACAACTACAGCACGCCCAACAACGTATTAACAGCAGTCTGAGTGCCGAGCTCGAAGCCCCCGTATCGCCCTATTCGGAAGGTGCCGGCGATAACCTGGGGCGAGTTTATCAAGCGATTCAATACAGCGTCATGAACGGTGGTAAACGGATGCGGCCGCTGCTGGTCTTTGCCTCCGCCGACGCCGTGCTGGCCGGGCGCAAGCAGACTAGCAAAAGCCTCGACTTAAGCGCCTGCGCCATTGAGTTTATCCACTGCTACTCACTGGTCCACGATGACCTACCCGCAATGGATGACGACGATTTGCGTCGCGGCCAGCCGACTGTTCACAAAGCCTTTGACGACGCCACCGCTATTCTCAGCGGTGATGCATTGCAGGCCATGGCCTTTGAAGCCCTCAGCCGCGCCGACGACATCCCCCCGGCTCAGCAAATCGCACTGGTAAAAGAGCTGGCCTTGGCTGCAGGCCCTGTTGGCATGGTCGGCGGACAGGCTTTGGATATCGCCGCCACTGACCAGCGGGTCAATTTAGAGCAACTCGAACAAATGCACAGTTTAAAAACCGGTGCACTGATTCGGGCTGCCGTTGCCATGGGCGCTATCTGCGCCGGCGCCAGCGAGCAACAAAGAATAGCCTTAGATCACTACGCCAGAGCGGTTGGTCTCGCTTTTCAGGTACACGACGATATCCTCGACGTTGAAAGCGACACCACTACTCTGGGCAAGACTGCCGGGGCCGACATTGCGCTCAACAAATCAACCTACCCAGCACTGCTGGGGTTAAGCCAAGCCAAAGATATGGCACAGCAGCTGCTGCAACAGGCACTGACGGCACTGAAGGATTTTGACGAACATGCTGACACGCTGCGACAGCTTGCTCATTATGCCGTTACACGTAATCACTAG
- the dxs gene encoding 1-deoxy-D-xylulose-5-phosphate synthase, with protein MFNHFPTHRPDTPLLDSIDSPAQLRLLDIDQLPQLANELREFLLYSVSQSGGHFGAGLGVIELTIALHYVYETPNDRLVWDVGHQTYPHKILTGRREQMTGIRHAGGLSGFPKRSESEYDTFGVGHSSTSISAALGMALAGKKSCAIIGDGALTAGMAFEAINHAADKKANMLVVLNDNQMSISKSSGGLSTYLSKIWASPSYNSLRNSSKKVLSKLPSAALEIARRTEEHMKGFISPGTVFEELGFNYIGPVDGHDVIELVGYLRNLRDMPGPQLLHIMTTKGKGFAPAEADPVGYHAITKLEPKNVQDTAEKATGKQKYQDVFGDWLCDTAAADEKLIGITPAMGEGSGMIKFSQRYPLRYHDVAIAEQHAVTVAGGMACDGLKPVVAIYSTFLQRGYDQLIHDIALQNLDVLFAIDRAGIVGEDGATHTGSFDLSFMRCIPNMVIMAPSNEDECRKMLTTGYHYCGPAAVRYPRGTGPGTAIESALDSLEIGKGRIVSEGTEVVILAFGSLVGAAVEAAAGLQATVVDMRFVKPLDTELISRLSDSHRLIVTVEENTICGGAGSAINEYLNQQGIVMPVLNLGLSDQFPEHGKPKTLLRKFGLDSDGIADSIRQRLALLD; from the coding sequence ATGTTTAATCATTTTCCCACACATAGACCAGACACACCGCTATTGGATAGCATCGACAGCCCGGCTCAACTTCGGCTGCTCGATATCGATCAATTACCCCAACTCGCCAACGAGTTAAGGGAGTTTCTGCTTTATAGTGTCAGCCAAAGTGGCGGCCATTTCGGCGCCGGCCTCGGTGTGATTGAACTCACCATTGCCCTGCATTATGTCTACGAAACGCCAAATGACCGCCTGGTCTGGGACGTTGGTCATCAAACCTATCCCCACAAAATCCTTACCGGTCGTCGTGAACAGATGACCGGTATTCGTCATGCCGGCGGCCTGTCAGGTTTCCCCAAACGCAGTGAAAGTGAGTACGATACCTTTGGCGTCGGCCATTCTAGCACCAGCATCAGCGCCGCTCTCGGCATGGCACTGGCGGGCAAGAAAAGCTGCGCCATTATTGGTGATGGCGCCCTGACCGCCGGCATGGCTTTTGAAGCCATCAACCACGCCGCCGATAAAAAGGCCAATATGCTGGTCGTGCTCAACGACAATCAGATGTCGATATCGAAGAGCTCTGGCGGACTCAGCACCTACCTGTCGAAAATCTGGGCATCACCCAGCTACAACAGCCTGCGTAACAGCAGTAAAAAGGTGCTCTCCAAGCTGCCCTCTGCGGCACTCGAAATCGCTCGCCGTACCGAAGAACACATGAAGGGTTTCATCTCACCGGGCACAGTGTTCGAGGAACTCGGCTTCAACTATATTGGCCCAGTAGATGGCCACGATGTCATCGAGCTGGTCGGTTATTTACGTAATCTTCGCGACATGCCCGGGCCCCAGTTGCTCCATATAATGACCACCAAGGGTAAGGGCTTTGCTCCCGCCGAAGCCGATCCCGTTGGCTATCACGCCATTACCAAACTCGAGCCCAAGAATGTCCAAGACACGGCAGAAAAAGCCACTGGCAAGCAGAAATACCAAGATGTGTTTGGTGATTGGCTATGCGATACAGCAGCGGCAGACGAAAAACTTATCGGTATAACTCCTGCCATGGGTGAGGGCTCGGGGATGATAAAGTTCAGTCAACGCTACCCCCTGCGGTATCACGATGTCGCCATCGCCGAACAGCATGCTGTCACCGTTGCCGGTGGCATGGCCTGTGACGGGCTTAAGCCAGTTGTTGCTATCTACTCTACCTTTTTGCAACGCGGCTATGACCAACTGATTCACGATATAGCCCTACAAAACCTCGATGTACTCTTTGCTATCGACCGTGCGGGTATTGTTGGTGAAGATGGTGCCACCCATACTGGCAGCTTTGATTTGAGCTTTATGCGCTGCATTCCCAACATGGTAATCATGGCGCCAAGCAATGAAGATGAATGCCGGAAAATGCTGACTACCGGCTATCACTATTGCGGCCCGGCAGCCGTTCGCTACCCCCGCGGCACCGGCCCCGGCACAGCCATTGAGTCCGCGCTGGACAGCCTTGAAATCGGCAAGGGCAGAATAGTTAGCGAGGGTACAGAGGTAGTTATTTTGGCATTCGGCAGCCTTGTTGGCGCCGCGGTAGAGGCCGCCGCCGGACTTCAGGCCACGGTGGTTGATATGCGCTTTGTGAAACCTCTCGACACCGAGCTGATCAGCCGCCTCAGTGATAGCCATCGCCTCATTGTTACCGTGGAGGAAAATACCATCTGCGGCGGCGCAGGCAGCGCTATTAACGAATACCTTAATCAACAGGGTATTGTTATGCCGGTACTCAACCTCGGCTTGAGCGATCAGTTCCCCGAGCATGGCAAGCCAAAAACCTTACTGCGAAAATTCGGTCTCGACAGCGACGGCATTGCCGACAGCATTCGACAACGGTTGGCATTACTCGATTAA
- the ribA gene encoding GTP cyclohydrolase II has product MPVRYVESSKLPTQWAVFDMHGYEDIDTKKEHIILSLGDVSDGEPVLARVHSECLTGDALFSLRCDCGSQLEAAMEAIAKEGRGAILYLRQEGRGIGLLNKIKAYKLQDEGADTVEANEALGFGADMRDYSICQQMLEHLSIAAVNLMTNNPRKVKALQEMGVNVAKRIPLRTGKNPHNEKYLATKAGKLGHMMKDS; this is encoded by the coding sequence ATGCCGGTCCGTTACGTAGAGTCATCAAAATTGCCCACCCAGTGGGCTGTATTCGATATGCACGGTTACGAAGATATCGATACAAAAAAAGAGCATATTATTTTATCGCTAGGCGATGTAAGTGATGGTGAGCCGGTATTGGCCCGAGTACATTCAGAGTGTCTTACTGGCGATGCCCTGTTCAGCCTTCGCTGTGACTGTGGTTCACAGCTAGAGGCGGCGATGGAGGCCATTGCTAAAGAGGGGCGCGGTGCTATTTTGTATCTGCGTCAGGAAGGCCGTGGCATTGGCTTATTGAACAAGATTAAAGCTTACAAGTTGCAGGACGAGGGAGCGGATACCGTCGAGGCCAATGAGGCCTTAGGTTTTGGCGCCGATATGCGTGATTACAGTATTTGTCAGCAGATGCTGGAACACCTCAGTATTGCGGCGGTTAACCTGATGACCAATAACCCGCGCAAGGTTAAGGCGCTACAGGAAATGGGTGTTAACGTGGCGAAAAGAATACCGCTACGCACTGGTAAGAACCCCCATAATGAGAAATATTTGGCGACTAAGGCCGGCAAACTCGGTCACATGATGAAAGACAGCTAA
- a CDS encoding retropepsin-like aspartic protease family protein translates to MSYQGRARVVFFTFGLMIIFLFSCHRVMAGPDVVVSGLFNNGAILDINGKQRMLRAGQTSPEGIKLISANKQQAKLLIDGKQYTLGLSRRINNNYKQAESVTVAVNNNGYDQFITSGSINGRGVKFLVDTGATSVAMSISTAKTLGINYLAGIPIQVGTASGVVNGYKITLNNVSVGGISVSGVDAIVNQSPMREVLLGMSFLNHVEVSHKNGVLYLTK, encoded by the coding sequence ATGAGTTACCAGGGAAGAGCGCGCGTCGTATTTTTTACTTTTGGGCTGATGATTATTTTCTTATTCAGCTGTCATCGCGTGATGGCCGGTCCAGACGTCGTCGTCAGCGGTTTGTTTAATAACGGCGCTATATTAGACATTAATGGCAAACAGCGTATGTTGCGTGCCGGTCAAACCAGCCCAGAGGGCATCAAGCTGATCTCGGCCAATAAACAGCAGGCCAAGCTATTAATCGACGGCAAACAATACACCCTTGGTCTGAGTAGGCGGATCAACAATAACTACAAGCAGGCCGAGTCAGTGACGGTGGCGGTCAATAATAATGGCTATGACCAATTTATTACCAGCGGGAGCATTAATGGCCGTGGAGTAAAGTTTCTGGTGGATACCGGTGCCACCAGTGTCGCTATGAGTATCTCGACAGCGAAGACTTTGGGGATTAATTACCTCGCCGGCATACCAATACAGGTGGGTACTGCCAGCGGCGTGGTCAATGGCTATAAAATTACTCTCAACAATGTCAGTGTCGGTGGGATCAGCGTCAGTGGCGTCGACGCCATTGTCAATCAAAGCCCCATGCGAGAGGTCTTATTGGGCATGAGTTTTTTGAATCATGTTGAAGTCAGCCATAAAAATGGCGTGCTTTATTTGACGAAGTAA
- a CDS encoding outer membrane beta-barrel protein — protein MKKIITAITLPAALLASSIATANDSGFYGSVGISYSDHTVSAGAADLFVNEIKRDDTGYNFTGGYQFNQYFGVEASYYDFGSVSRSYGDVNAKAKANAWGFAAVGTLPISEQFSLYGKLGASQFNSELKYSDDIGTAKYSDKDFTAYYGIGASFAVTQSAEIYLETIKFDFDGTSDVVGNTSLNYNHDVLNTSLGLRMKF, from the coding sequence ATGAAGAAAATCATTACCGCCATCACCCTACCCGCCGCTCTTCTCGCCAGCAGCATCGCCACAGCGAATGACTCAGGCTTTTACGGCAGCGTCGGTATTAGCTACTCTGACCATACCGTCAGCGCTGGTGCAGCAGACCTTTTTGTCAATGAAATCAAGCGCGACGACACGGGTTATAATTTCACCGGCGGCTATCAGTTCAACCAATACTTTGGCGTAGAAGCCAGCTACTACGACTTCGGTAGCGTCAGTCGCTCCTACGGTGATGTCAACGCTAAGGCAAAAGCCAATGCCTGGGGCTTCGCCGCTGTCGGTACGCTGCCAATCAGCGAGCAGTTCAGCCTGTACGGCAAGCTTGGTGCCTCTCAATTCAACAGCGAATTGAAATATAGTGATGACATTGGTACCGCTAAATACAGCGATAAAGATTTCACCGCCTACTACGGCATTGGCGCCTCATTTGCCGTCACTCAGAGCGCTGAGATTTACCTTGAAACCATCAAATTTGACTTCGATGGCACCAGCGATGTGGTTGGCAATACCAGCCTGAACTACAACCACGATGTGCTCAATACCAGCCTCGGTCTCCGCATGAAATTTTAA